The Fortiea contorta PCC 7126 genome has a segment encoding these proteins:
- a CDS encoding PD-(D/E)XK nuclease family protein — translation MSTPDRPFASYHLWSLIAPATGQERWHCQMRRGFIKARQHEAQVKVLLAKATAPQRIGILAQKGVYEFHHNRHLLNQADGVEKVAQILKLSHSPEEVQQRVLQILKKYHDAPLLSGKNIIQLTPGDEGFPKPILIDQDDYCFRLYAAMDCVFIDSGRILHILDFKTGKSAFDRRQALVYLLAARYLYPGRQAVASFYNLELGKKSDLITVSHSELESLEFELANVAHKHQHDLQKYQQKTSNFSQIFPPNPGYHCRFCPFRSICDFADDKHSQSHPMPSLKVNG, via the coding sequence ATGTCAACCCCCGATCGCCCTTTTGCCAGTTACCACCTTTGGTCTTTAATTGCCCCAGCGACAGGGCAAGAACGCTGGCATTGCCAGATGCGACGGGGATTTATCAAAGCGCGTCAACACGAAGCCCAAGTCAAAGTACTGCTAGCAAAGGCCACTGCACCCCAGCGGATTGGTATACTCGCCCAGAAAGGCGTTTATGAGTTTCATCATAATAGACATCTGTTAAATCAAGCAGACGGTGTAGAAAAAGTTGCTCAAATACTCAAACTGAGCCACTCACCAGAGGAAGTGCAACAGCGCGTGTTGCAAATTTTGAAAAAATATCACGATGCACCGCTACTTTCTGGCAAGAATATCATTCAACTCACTCCTGGTGATGAAGGTTTCCCCAAACCGATTTTAATTGATCAGGATGATTATTGTTTCCGCTTATATGCAGCGATGGACTGCGTTTTTATTGACTCAGGGCGGATTTTACATATTTTGGATTTTAAAACAGGTAAATCTGCTTTTGACCGCCGACAAGCACTAGTTTATCTATTAGCAGCGCGTTATCTTTACCCTGGACGGCAAGCAGTAGCGTCATTTTATAATTTAGAACTAGGGAAAAAATCTGATTTAATTACTGTTAGTCACAGTGAGTTAGAATCCTTGGAATTTGAATTAGCTAATGTTGCCCATAAACATCAGCACGATTTGCAGAAATATCAGCAAAAAACTAGTAATTTTAGTCAAATATTTCCCCCTAATCCTGGATATCATTGTCGGTTCTGTCCATTTCGTTCTATCTGTGATTTTGCTGATGATAAGCACTCTCAATCACACCCCATGCCGAGTTTGAAAGTTAACGGGTGA
- a CDS encoding mechanosensitive ion channel family protein codes for MQTLTNIKPLLLFDESTQRLLITIGIQLSIFLLFIFVAYVVGKSFPPFLNTIVKRFSPEIVFRVYENLTNRLDRIIGIVATFILVGVCLNLIQQYTGFYRFLRFFSDLAIAISLGVLISGLFRNFVRVYGIDMIRKLGFEIDELILVFETIANVIIGFVVAVAFAQSQNINLIGLIAGLGIGGIAVAFASQKTLEQIFGTVVIYLDRPYIPGEYIRVSLSSQGVLFARVESIGLRSTKLRTLAKSTLVVVPNSVMAEADIENITRGKKVMVLLYLDFARQLEKSEQALLEKVIKESTNSLFGIDPNSTKISLFPYGDNLKGVRARVSFFILGSNENSMEFRKRLLEIANQSILEKLQVYGIEFTMQEPTIYLESPVPI; via the coding sequence ATGCAAACTTTAACGAACATAAAACCTTTGCTTTTATTTGACGAATCGACGCAAAGACTGCTGATAACAATTGGTATTCAACTTTCAATTTTTCTACTGTTTATTTTCGTAGCTTATGTGGTGGGAAAATCATTTCCTCCCTTTCTGAATACAATTGTTAAAAGATTTTCACCGGAAATAGTTTTCAGAGTTTATGAAAATTTAACAAATCGCCTTGACAGAATAATAGGAATAGTAGCAACGTTCATCCTTGTGGGAGTTTGTCTAAATCTGATTCAACAGTATACGGGATTTTACCGTTTCTTGAGATTTTTCTCTGACCTAGCCATAGCTATCAGTTTGGGTGTATTAATTTCAGGATTATTTCGGAATTTCGTCCGAGTTTATGGAATTGATATGATCCGTAAACTGGGTTTTGAAATTGACGAGTTAATCCTTGTTTTTGAAACCATTGCTAATGTTATCATTGGATTTGTGGTGGCTGTAGCGTTTGCCCAAAGCCAAAACATTAATTTGATTGGTTTAATAGCTGGTTTAGGAATTGGCGGTATAGCAGTTGCTTTTGCGTCTCAAAAAACTTTAGAACAGATTTTTGGCACTGTTGTTATCTATCTAGATCGTCCTTATATTCCGGGAGAATATATTCGCGTTAGTTTAAGTTCGCAAGGAGTTTTATTTGCACGAGTAGAGTCTATTGGTCTACGTTCAACGAAGCTACGAACACTAGCTAAAAGTACTCTCGTCGTTGTGCCTAACTCAGTGATGGCAGAAGCAGATATCGAAAATATCACGCGCGGAAAAAAGGTGATGGTCTTACTATATCTTGATTTCGCTCGCCAGTTAGAAAAATCTGAACAAGCTTTGTTGGAAAAAGTTATTAAGGAAAGTACCAACTCATTGTTTGGTATAGATCCCAACAGTACAAAGATTAGTTTATTTCCCTACGGAGATAATCTCAAAGGAGTTCGCGCTAGGGTGAGTTTCTTTATCTTAGGCTCAAATGAAAATTCGATGGAATTCCGCAAGCGTTTATTAGAGATAGCTAATCAATCTATCTTGGAAAAACTTCAGGTTTATGGCATTGAATTTACCATGCAAGAACCAACTATTTACCTGGAATCTCCTGTACCAATTTAG
- a CDS encoding mechanosensitive ion channel family protein: MIELITTRFLSAEGRRTFSTAISSYQNFLVLNVVLVLVDLTLLLIPKPNWLNYVEFVLAVLVAIATGWLSSRLFEKFYATYLQENALSRRINSELLIVVNLIADVVIFLIIFFIFAQTHHINVLGLTTSLGIGGLAVAFAAQETLQQLIGGIILYIDRPFVIDDYISLPDGTFGRVESVGLRSTKIRNSGKGTLTIVPNSSLTSMSIENFTGARKVVSLVYLTFYKQILEDERALISQVILESTKEIFGIDSRNTDVIFKDVPRNGGMNLLVASRNSDITPQEISPEISQKRGANVTQAQINFFILGSGEMSMEMRRQLLDIAKQSISLRLKEYGIAFDMEERPVDVDAPITI; this comes from the coding sequence ATGATTGAATTGATCACAACTCGCTTTTTATCTGCTGAAGGTAGAAGAACATTTAGCACAGCTATTTCCTCTTACCAAAATTTTTTGGTTTTAAATGTTGTCCTAGTCTTAGTTGACTTGACTTTATTACTAATTCCTAAACCTAATTGGCTGAACTATGTAGAATTTGTCCTGGCGGTGTTAGTGGCTATTGCAACAGGGTGGTTGAGTTCTCGCTTATTCGAGAAGTTCTATGCAACCTACTTACAAGAAAATGCTCTCAGCCGCAGAATTAACAGTGAGTTACTGATAGTTGTTAATCTCATAGCTGATGTAGTCATTTTTCTGATTATCTTCTTTATTTTTGCTCAAACACACCATATCAATGTCTTGGGACTAACAACCAGCTTAGGAATTGGTGGATTAGCGGTAGCTTTCGCAGCACAAGAGACTTTGCAGCAATTGATAGGTGGAATCATTCTCTATATTGATAGGCCTTTTGTCATTGATGACTATATCAGTTTGCCCGATGGCACATTTGGTAGGGTCGAGTCAGTGGGATTGCGTTCTACAAAGATTCGTAATTCTGGTAAGGGAACCTTAACTATAGTTCCCAACAGTTCTTTAACCAGCATGAGTATCGAGAACTTCACAGGAGCCAGAAAAGTAGTTTCTTTGGTTTATTTAACTTTCTACAAACAGATACTCGAAGATGAGAGAGCATTAATTAGTCAAGTCATTTTAGAAAGCACCAAAGAAATTTTTGGTATCGACTCACGAAATACAGATGTGATCTTTAAAGATGTTCCCCGCAACGGCGGAATGAATCTTCTGGTTGCATCTCGCAATTCAGACATAACACCTCAAGAAATTAGTCCAGAGATTAGCCAAAAAAGAGGAGCTAATGTCACTCAGGCGCAAATAAACTTTTTCATTCTTGGTTCTGGTGAGATGTCAATGGAAATGCGCCGCCAGTTACTAGATATAGCTAAACAAAGCATAAGCTTGCGGTTAAAAGAGTATGGTATTGCTTTCGATATGGAAGAAAGACCAGTTGACGTTGATGCACCTATTACTATCTAA
- a CDS encoding phosphoglucomutase/phosphomannomutase family protein translates to MSVSSSSSKIKFGTDGWRGIIADDFTFPNVRKVTRAIASYLETAYSKDRPVLVAYDTRFLADQFAKTAAQVLADLGWTVKVTDRDCPTPVIAYNARHLNSAGALMFTASHNPAPYCGIKYIPDYAGPATPEITDTIVANIESASDGLPSSNPSGSISIFDPKPDYLQFIYTLLDTEKIRSAQLKVKYDALYSTSRGYLDEVLQQTGVQLESFHAWRDVLFGGGMPEPKGEQLIELVEAVRADQADLGLATDGDSDRFGIVDELGNVLTPNTVLLLLARHLIKNKGKTGAIVRTVATTHLLDNFAAKYGLPIYETPVGFKYIGEKMRETTVLIGGEESGGLSIIGHIPEKDGVLADMLVAEAIAYEGKPLSELVKEAIAEADGPLYNNRLDLHLTEAHKTAVIDSFTKNPPAEVAGIKVKEVGRKDGIKLYLEEGSWVLLRPSGTEPLVRVYLETNSPEKLTKIAQEMESVIAKLE, encoded by the coding sequence ATGAGCGTCAGTAGTAGTTCCAGCAAGATAAAATTTGGCACCGACGGTTGGCGAGGGATTATCGCCGATGACTTTACTTTCCCTAACGTGCGGAAAGTGACAAGGGCGATCGCTAGTTATCTGGAAACAGCCTATAGCAAAGACAGACCGGTGCTCGTGGCTTACGATACCCGGTTTTTGGCTGATCAGTTTGCTAAGACAGCCGCCCAAGTCTTGGCAGATTTGGGATGGACTGTGAAAGTTACTGATCGGGATTGTCCTACACCAGTAATTGCCTATAACGCCCGTCACTTGAATTCAGCGGGGGCGTTAATGTTTACTGCTAGCCATAATCCAGCACCATACTGTGGAATTAAATATATCCCTGATTATGCTGGGCCTGCCACTCCAGAAATTACTGATACTATTGTGGCAAATATTGAAAGTGCATCAGATGGATTGCCAAGTAGCAACCCGTCAGGTTCTATTTCTATTTTCGATCCGAAACCCGATTATCTGCAATTTATCTATACCCTTTTAGATACAGAAAAAATCAGAAGCGCCCAATTAAAGGTAAAGTACGATGCTTTGTATTCTACCTCCCGTGGATATTTAGATGAAGTTTTGCAACAAACAGGTGTGCAATTAGAAAGTTTCCACGCTTGGCGGGATGTTTTGTTTGGCGGCGGTATGCCAGAACCAAAGGGAGAACAATTAATTGAGTTGGTAGAAGCTGTCCGCGCCGATCAAGCAGATTTGGGTTTGGCGACAGATGGTGATAGCGATCGCTTTGGCATTGTTGATGAATTAGGCAATGTTTTGACTCCCAATACTGTGCTGTTATTATTAGCACGTCATTTAATCAAAAATAAAGGTAAAACTGGTGCGATCGTCCGCACTGTAGCCACAACCCATCTACTAGATAACTTCGCCGCCAAATATGGATTACCAATTTATGAAACGCCAGTAGGCTTTAAATATATTGGGGAAAAAATGCGGGAAACCACTGTATTAATTGGTGGAGAAGAATCAGGTGGTTTGAGCATTATTGGACACATCCCTGAAAAAGATGGTGTGTTAGCTGATATGCTCGTGGCAGAAGCGATCGCCTATGAGGGTAAACCTCTGAGTGAACTTGTCAAAGAAGCGATCGCCGAAGCTGATGGCCCGCTGTATAACAACCGCCTTGATTTACATCTCACCGAAGCCCACAAAACTGCTGTCATCGACTCCTTTACTAAAAATCCACCTGCAGAGGTAGCTGGAATTAAAGTCAAAGAAGTCGGACGCAAGGATGGTATTAAGCTGTATTTAGAAGAGGGTAGCTGGGTACTACTGCGTCCTTCTGGTACAGAACCCTTGGTGCGTGTTTACCTGGAAACCAACTCCCCCGAAAAACTTACCAAAATCGCTCAAGAAATGGAGAGTGTAATTGCTAAGTTAGAGTAG
- the recF gene encoding DNA replication/repair protein RecF (All proteins in this family for which functions are known are DNA-binding proteins that assist the filamentation of RecA onto DNA for the initiation of recombination or recombinational repair.): MYLKNIHLRHFRNYKDQKVDFAAAKTILVGNNAQGKSNLLEAVELLATLRSHRMARDRDLVEDGEAIAQIHATLEREAGISELTLTFRRHGRRTVALNGESMRRQIDFLGMLNAVQFSSLDLDLVRGGPEGRRHWLDTLLIQLEPVYAHILQQYNQVLRQRNAFLKKNFETLSATSTQSELALWDAQLAATGTRVIRRRDRALQRLAPIATAWHASISGSTENLQVKYAPNVPLEQNQPEEIQAAFLTKIQQRGIAELRQGTTLVGPHRDEVELSINHTPARQYGSQGQQRTLVLALKLAELQLIEEVVGEPPLLLLDDVLAELDPSRQNQLLDAIQDRFQTLITTTHLGSFDAQWLKSSQIFTVKSGEIALANAFY, translated from the coding sequence ATGTACCTGAAAAATATTCACCTCCGACATTTTCGCAATTACAAGGACCAGAAGGTCGATTTTGCTGCTGCTAAAACGATTTTGGTGGGGAATAATGCTCAGGGAAAGTCGAATTTATTGGAAGCGGTGGAGTTGTTAGCGACATTGCGATCGCATCGGATGGCACGCGATCGCGATTTGGTGGAAGATGGGGAAGCGATCGCCCAGATTCACGCCACCTTGGAGCGGGAAGCTGGTATCAGTGAGTTGACTTTGACTTTTCGTCGTCATGGCCGTCGCACTGTCGCCCTCAATGGTGAATCAATGCGGCGTCAAATCGACTTCCTCGGTATGCTGAATGCAGTGCAGTTTTCTAGTCTGGATTTGGATTTGGTGCGCGGGGGCCCTGAAGGTCGTCGTCACTGGTTAGATACGCTGTTAATTCAACTAGAGCCTGTGTATGCTCATATTTTGCAGCAGTATAATCAGGTACTGCGCCAGCGCAACGCTTTTTTAAAAAAAAATTTTGAAACTTTATCTGCAACCTCCACACAATCGGAACTGGCTTTATGGGACGCACAGTTAGCTGCTACCGGAACGCGAGTAATTAGAAGACGCGATCGCGCCCTCCAACGACTAGCCCCCATCGCTACAGCTTGGCACGCTAGCATTAGTGGCAGTACGGAAAATCTTCAGGTTAAATATGCACCAAATGTGCCTCTGGAGCAAAATCAACCAGAAGAAATACAAGCAGCTTTTTTAACCAAGATTCAGCAGCGGGGAATAGCCGAATTACGCCAAGGTACAACTCTTGTCGGCCCCCATCGTGATGAGGTGGAATTGTCAATTAACCACACACCCGCACGTCAATACGGTTCTCAAGGTCAGCAACGCACTTTAGTATTAGCCTTAAAATTAGCCGAGTTACAACTGATAGAAGAAGTGGTGGGCGAACCGCCATTGTTGTTACTAGATGACGTTTTAGCAGAATTAGACCCATCTCGACAAAATCAATTACTTGACGCTATCCAAGACCGATTTCAAACTTTAATCACTACAACTCACTTGGGTTCCTTTGATGCTCAGTGGTTGAAATCTTCCCAAATTTTCACAGTCAAGTCAGGGGAGATAGCATTAGCAAACGCTTTTTATTAA
- a CDS encoding transglutaminase domain-containing protein translates to MSFVLPSMTVSQMLGQKTIRPLSAAALGGIAFIKDTLIGIDTAKGHLLEIDPSSDNSKILNPHQVREFSEVTGLAVWEDTLWVTRGNSVYLCKLASLGLEHFATLPYPADGVAVWESTVYVSCQRLGSILVFDGDTRKEITRFYAPGVGVENLVVSQETLWVCDRTEQTVYSLDRATGEIQFTILTPFASPTGIAIHRDSESGQENLYIAYADEEPYIRDNPNADPNHELTYRDRTFIHPLHYHYQPDQRYALSNGYLIEMSYAEEISPLEEVYLPELEWRIALPSDTERQKLKHVEAIGVPFTEEVIDGQRVAVFKFDALTPGERHIFGWKALLEVRGIKYRITPRDVEDITEIPAELQARYLVDDDDLAMDSTIVRRAARDAIGSETNLLRKMYSIRNYVYDELSYGIKPYIDTPDVVLERGVGSCGEYVGVLLALCRLNGIPCRTVGRYKCPQHGELHGVPLQPDFNHVWLEFYIPGFGWLPMESNPDDVGEDGPYPTRFFMGLCWYHIEIGKGITFETVTSQGARLTKEDIAIGDLAINHIRFTILKELPPF, encoded by the coding sequence ATGAGTTTTGTACTCCCCAGTATGACCGTTAGTCAGATGTTAGGGCAAAAAACAATTCGACCGCTTAGTGCTGCCGCTTTGGGTGGCATTGCTTTCATTAAAGATACACTCATTGGGATTGATACTGCTAAAGGGCATCTGTTGGAGATTGATCCTAGCTCTGACAATAGCAAAATTCTTAACCCCCACCAAGTCCGGGAATTTAGTGAGGTGACGGGTTTGGCAGTATGGGAAGATACCCTGTGGGTGACTCGTGGTAACAGTGTTTATTTGTGCAAGCTGGCTTCATTGGGCTTAGAGCATTTTGCCACATTGCCATATCCTGCTGATGGTGTTGCTGTGTGGGAATCGACTGTCTATGTTAGCTGTCAGCGGCTAGGTTCAATTCTCGTGTTTGACGGCGATACCCGCAAAGAAATTACTAGATTTTATGCTCCTGGGGTGGGTGTGGAAAATTTGGTAGTTAGTCAAGAAACTTTATGGGTGTGCGATCGCACTGAGCAAACCGTCTATTCTTTAGACAGAGCTACAGGCGAAATTCAATTTACTATCCTCACACCCTTTGCATCACCCACAGGCATCGCCATTCACCGAGATAGCGAATCAGGTCAGGAAAATCTTTACATTGCCTATGCGGATGAGGAGCCTTATATCCGGGATAATCCCAATGCCGACCCCAATCATGAATTAACTTACCGCGATCGCACTTTTATTCACCCTCTGCATTACCATTACCAGCCAGATCAGCGCTACGCCCTCTCTAACGGCTATCTGATTGAAATGTCTTATGCTGAGGAAATCTCGCCCCTAGAAGAGGTATACTTACCAGAATTAGAATGGCGCATCGCCTTGCCATCAGACACTGAACGCCAAAAGTTGAAGCATGTAGAAGCGATCGGTGTACCCTTCACAGAAGAAGTGATTGACGGGCAAAGAGTCGCCGTTTTTAAATTTGATGCCCTAACCCCAGGGGAAAGACACATATTTGGTTGGAAAGCTCTTTTAGAAGTGCGGGGAATTAAGTATCGTATCACACCTAGAGATGTCGAGGATATTACTGAAATTCCAGCGGAATTGCAAGCGCGTTACCTCGTGGATGATGATGATTTAGCAATGGACTCTACCATAGTCCGCCGCGCTGCCCGTGACGCCATTGGTTCAGAAACTAACCTCTTGCGGAAAATGTACAGCATCCGCAACTATGTTTACGACGAATTATCCTACGGTATTAAACCTTACATCGACACACCCGATGTGGTTTTAGAACGGGGTGTAGGTTCCTGTGGTGAGTACGTGGGCGTTTTACTAGCATTATGCCGCCTCAACGGTATTCCTTGCCGCACTGTCGGTAGATACAAATGTCCTCAACATGGCGAACTCCACGGCGTTCCTTTGCAACCAGACTTCAACCACGTTTGGCTAGAGTTCTATATCCCTGGTTTCGGCTGGCTACCAATGGAATCGAATCCTGATGATGTGGGAGAGGATGGCCCTTATCCCACACGCTTTTTTATGGGTTTATGCTGGTATCACATTGAGATTGGTAAAGGTATCACTTTTGAAACCGTCACCAGTCAAGGTGCTCGCCTCACCAAAGAAGATATAGCGATCGGTGATTTAGCAATTAACCATATTCGTTTTACAATTCTTAAAGAATTGCCGCCATTTTGA
- a CDS encoding cation-translocating P-type ATPase: MSANSLPEDAAVWHSLEVNKALDLLDSNADSGLTPQEVEQRSQKYGPNELQETGGRSTWEILLDQFKNIMLLMLIGVALISGILDLIAWQGGTLKPGEVPFKDTIAIMAIVILNGILGYVQESRAEQALAALKKLASPLVRVIRNGRLVDVAAKELVPGDVMLLEAGVQIAADGRLIEQANLQVRESALTGEAEAVNKQATLVLPEETDLGDRINLVFQGTEVVQGRAKVLVSKTGMKTELGKIAAMLQAVESEPTPLQRRMTQLGNTLVTGSLVLVAIVVVGGIIQARGFSNLQELLEVSLSMAVAVVPEGLPAVITVTLALGTQRMVRQNALIRKLPAVETLGSVTTICSDKTGTLTQNKMVVQSAYTNNHSFRVTGEGYAPVGDFQLDGRKVTADDYPEITPLLVACAVCNDSVLQKEKGEWVILGDPTEGALITLAGKAGIEKDQWSSKLPRVAEFPFSSERKRMSVISAVEQVVSSTSPIADVDPAIANLLKSENYLMFTKGSPELTLARCTQIYLGDRTEPLTPEQRQQIQAQNDIMAGRGLRVLGFAYKPLLEVPPEGSEETSENDLVWLGLVGMLDAPRPEVKTAVQECREAGIRPVMITGDHQLTARAIATDLGIAEKDARALTGQELQRMSDQELEQQVDLVSIYARVAPEHKLRIVQALQRRGRFVAMTGDGVNDAPALKQADIGIAMGITGTDVSKEASDMVLLDDNFATIVAATKEGRVVYTNIRRFIKYILGSNIGEVLTIAAAPLIGLGGVPLSPLQILWMNLVTDGLPALALAVEPPEPDVMKRPPFSPRESIFARGLGAYMIRIGIVFAIISIALMAWAYNHTHAAGYQGNPDAWKTMVFTTLCIAQMGHAIAIRSNNQLTIEMNPLSNPYVLWAVVVTTILQLMLVYVAPLRAFFGTHWLSPEELGICIGFSALMFVWVELEKLYFRFMGKKTV, encoded by the coding sequence ATGTCTGCTAATTCTCTGCCTGAAGATGCTGCCGTTTGGCATAGTTTGGAAGTTAATAAAGCGCTAGACCTGCTGGATAGTAATGCAGACAGTGGCTTGACGCCCCAAGAAGTTGAACAGCGATCGCAAAAATACGGCCCCAATGAACTCCAAGAAACTGGCGGTCGCAGCACTTGGGAAATCCTGCTAGATCAGTTCAAAAATATCATGCTGTTGATGCTGATCGGCGTGGCTTTGATTTCCGGGATCTTAGACTTGATTGCTTGGCAAGGGGGTACTTTAAAGCCGGGCGAGGTGCCATTCAAAGACACGATCGCTATTATGGCAATTGTCATCCTTAACGGCATTCTTGGTTATGTGCAAGAAAGCCGCGCCGAACAGGCTCTAGCCGCCCTGAAAAAATTAGCATCGCCTCTAGTGCGAGTAATTCGCAACGGCAGACTGGTAGATGTCGCAGCCAAAGAATTAGTCCCAGGAGATGTGATGCTGCTGGAAGCAGGCGTACAAATAGCTGCAGACGGACGGTTGATTGAACAAGCAAATTTACAAGTGCGGGAGTCGGCGCTGACTGGTGAAGCGGAAGCAGTCAATAAACAAGCAACGCTCGTCCTCCCAGAAGAAACAGATTTAGGCGATCGCATTAATTTAGTCTTCCAGGGAACTGAAGTTGTCCAAGGAAGGGCTAAAGTCCTGGTGTCTAAAACCGGGATGAAAACAGAACTAGGGAAAATCGCCGCCATGTTACAGGCGGTGGAAAGTGAACCAACGCCCCTCCAGCGGCGGATGACTCAACTGGGTAACACCCTGGTGACGGGTTCCTTAGTTTTGGTGGCGATCGTCGTGGTTGGCGGTATCATCCAAGCCAGGGGTTTCAGTAACTTACAAGAACTTTTAGAAGTTTCTTTGAGTATGGCGGTGGCTGTGGTTCCCGAAGGTTTACCAGCGGTAATCACCGTAACTTTGGCTCTGGGCACTCAGCGCATGGTACGTCAAAATGCTTTGATCCGCAAACTGCCAGCGGTGGAAACCTTGGGATCTGTCACCACCATCTGCTCTGATAAAACTGGGACGCTGACGCAAAATAAAATGGTCGTGCAGTCAGCTTATACCAATAATCACTCGTTCCGTGTCACTGGAGAGGGTTACGCTCCCGTAGGTGATTTTCAACTGGATGGACGCAAAGTCACTGCAGATGATTATCCAGAAATCACCCCTCTACTCGTCGCTTGCGCCGTTTGTAATGATTCCGTGTTGCAAAAAGAAAAAGGCGAATGGGTGATTTTAGGCGACCCCACCGAAGGAGCATTAATCACCTTGGCAGGGAAAGCGGGAATTGAAAAAGACCAGTGGAGTAGTAAATTACCCAGAGTCGCCGAGTTTCCCTTCTCTTCAGAACGCAAGCGGATGAGCGTAATTTCCGCAGTTGAGCAAGTAGTATCAAGTACATCACCCATTGCAGATGTTGACCCAGCGATCGCTAATCTGCTCAAATCAGAAAATTATTTAATGTTCACCAAAGGTTCCCCAGAATTAACCTTGGCGCGCTGCACACAAATTTATTTAGGCGATCGCACTGAACCTTTGACACCAGAACAACGCCAGCAAATTCAAGCCCAAAACGACATCATGGCTGGTAGAGGGTTGCGGGTGTTGGGATTTGCCTACAAGCCCTTATTAGAAGTTCCCCCGGAAGGGTCAGAGGAAACCTCCGAAAATGACTTGGTGTGGTTAGGCTTGGTAGGAATGTTAGACGCACCCCGCCCAGAGGTGAAAACCGCCGTCCAAGAATGTCGAGAAGCGGGAATTCGCCCAGTGATGATCACAGGCGACCACCAATTAACCGCCAGAGCGATCGCCACTGATTTAGGCATTGCCGAAAAAGACGCCCGCGCCCTCACAGGTCAAGAGTTGCAGCGGATGAGTGACCAGGAATTAGAGCAACAAGTTGACTTAGTGAGTATTTATGCTAGAGTCGCCCCCGAACACAAACTGCGAATTGTGCAAGCACTGCAACGCCGGGGTAGATTCGTCGCTATGACGGGTGATGGGGTGAATGATGCTCCCGCCCTCAAACAAGCCGACATCGGTATCGCTATGGGCATCACAGGTACAGATGTCAGCAAAGAAGCCAGTGACATGGTACTGCTAGATGACAACTTTGCCACAATTGTTGCTGCTACCAAGGAAGGTAGAGTTGTTTACACTAACATTCGTCGTTTTATTAAATACATCCTCGGTAGTAACATCGGCGAAGTATTAACCATCGCCGCCGCACCCTTAATTGGCTTGGGAGGCGTTCCCCTCAGTCCCCTGCAAATTCTCTGGATGAACTTAGTCACAGACGGTTTACCCGCCCTAGCCTTGGCTGTGGAACCTCCAGAACCAGACGTGATGAAGCGCCCCCCCTTCAGTCCCCGCGAAAGTATTTTCGCTCGCGGCTTGGGTGCTTACATGATTCGCATTGGTATCGTGTTTGCAATCATTTCCATTGCTTTAATGGCCTGGGCTTACAACCACACCCACGCCGCCGGCTATCAAGGAAATCCCGATGCTTGGAAGACAATGGTATTCACAACCCTGTGTATTGCTCAGATGGGTCATGCGATCGCTATTCGCTCTAATAATCAATTGACCATCGAGATGAATCCTTTATCTAACCCCTATGTACTGTGGGCGGTGGTCGTCACCACAATTTTGCAACTGATGCTAGTTTACGTCGCACCCCTGCGCGCTTTCTTCGGCACTCACTGGTTGAGTCCAGAAGAATTGGGAATTTGTATCGGCTTCAGTGCTTTGATGTTTGTTTGGGTGGAATTGGAGAAACTTTACTTCCGTTTTATGGGCAAGAAGACTGTGTGA
- a CDS encoding lipopolysaccharide assembly protein LapA domain-containing protein: protein MKSIVNLLISVIVAVWVVAIAIISAQNAEPISLRFFAYQSIKIPFGLVLAFSAGVGLIGIAVLQPLWRLGNSPQDARLDEDAEFFVDDEDF, encoded by the coding sequence ATGAAAAGTATTGTCAATTTATTAATATCTGTAATTGTAGCGGTTTGGGTAGTAGCGATCGCGATTATTTCCGCCCAAAATGCTGAACCAATATCTTTAAGATTCTTTGCGTATCAATCGATTAAGATTCCCTTTGGTTTGGTGCTGGCATTTAGCGCCGGTGTAGGATTAATTGGCATAGCTGTATTGCAACCTTTGTGGAGGTTGGGTAATTCTCCACAAGATGCGCGGTTAGATGAAGATGCCGAATTTTTTGTGGATGATGAAGATTTTTGA